From the genome of Meiothermus sp. QL-1, one region includes:
- a CDS encoding GNAT family N-acetyltransferase — MEWPEIDEHFVAAQAPPQAMDLLWAGGWRHFGTHFFRYSRLGEQRVIPLRVRLARFALRKSQQRVLKRNRDLEVRIGPAFANPEVEALFHRHKLRFKQNVPRSLYQFISPTPDRIPCRCHSLALYQGPRLVGISYLDEGEEAASSVYQCFEPALARRSLGILMLLLSIEQALEWGKRFYYPGYAYQAPSFYDYKKRLLGLEFYDWRAWHPFEAL, encoded by the coding sequence ATGGAGTGGCCGGAGATAGACGAGCACTTCGTGGCCGCACAGGCCCCTCCCCAGGCGATGGACCTGCTTTGGGCTGGGGGCTGGCGACATTTCGGGACGCACTTCTTCCGCTACAGCCGCCTGGGCGAGCAGCGGGTCATCCCCCTGCGGGTGCGGCTTGCGCGGTTTGCCCTGCGCAAAAGCCAGCAGCGGGTGCTCAAGCGGAACCGCGACCTCGAGGTAAGAATCGGGCCCGCCTTCGCCAACCCCGAGGTGGAGGCCCTCTTCCACCGGCACAAACTCCGCTTCAAGCAGAACGTGCCCCGAAGCCTCTACCAGTTCATCTCCCCCACCCCTGACCGGATCCCCTGCCGCTGCCACAGCCTGGCCCTCTACCAGGGGCCAAGGCTGGTGGGCATCAGCTACCTGGATGAGGGGGAGGAGGCCGCCTCCAGCGTCTACCAGTGCTTCGAACCGGCCCTGGCCCGGCGCAGCCTGGGCATCCTCATGCTGCTGCTTTCCATAGAACAGGCCCTGGAGTGGGGCAAGCGCTTCTACTACCCGGGCTACGCCTACCAGGCCCCTTCCTTCTACGACTACAAGAAGCGGCTTTTGGGCCTCGAGTTCTACGACTGGAGGGCCTGGCACCCCTTTGAGGCCCTATAA